The following DNA comes from Enterobacteriaceae endosymbiont of Donacia clavipes.
CTTCCTTCCATCTGTAATACTTCATTTCTTAATATATAATCATGAGTAAAATTATTTCCTAAAAAATCTATTTTTCTTACATAAAATTTTTTTTTTGTTTTAATATTAAAAATTAAATCTATTGTATTATTTTTATTATTAAATATTTTTTTTATTTTAATCTTAGAATTTAAAAATCCATGATTTTTCAAAAATTGTTCAATTTTATATCTTGATTGAATTACTACACTATTATTATAAAAATCTCCAGGAATAATATTAATTATATTTTTTATATTTTTGTAGTATTTTTTTTTATCTATATTTAAAAAAATTTTATTATAAAAAAATTTTTTATTTTCTTGAATTTTAATTATTAAATTTAATTTTTTTTTATTAAATGATAAGTATTGAGTAATATTTTTAATTTTAAAATTTATATATCCTTTATTAAAATAAAAATTTTTTAATTTAACTAAAATATCAGTAATAAAATTAATTTTATATATTCTTTTATTAAAAGAAAAATTATTATTTATTTTTAAATAATTTAATAAAAAATCAGTTGTATAATTATTATTTCCTATAATATTTATTTTATTTATTTTTGTAATATCATTTTCTTTAAATAAAATTTGAATATTTGCTTTATTATTTATATCTGTTGTAATTTTAATTTTTACTTTAGAAGTAAACATACCATTTTTTAAAAATACATATTCAATATTTTTTTTAAAATAAAATAATAAAACATTATTTAGTATTTCTCCTTTTTTTATGTTAAATTTCTTTAATAATAAATTTATAAAATTATTATAAATACTTTTATTACCTTTAATAAGAATATTATTAATAATAGGTTTTTCTAAAATTTTGATAAAAATTAAATTTTTATATTTAAAAATATCAATATTACTAAACATATTAGTAAGAAATAATGTATTTATAATATTAGATATATCTTTTTTAGATATACATTTTTTTGTATATGAATTTATATTAGTAATTAAATTTTTTAATTTTATTTTATTAATACCAAAAAATATTATTTTATTAATACAATATAAATTTTTTTTCTTTTTTGTATTATGATTATAAGAAATAATATTTGTATTTAAAATAATTATAAAAATAAATAAATATTTATAATATTTATTTATTTTTAAAAAAAAATTTTTTTTAAATTTGTTTAACATCATTTATTAATGCAATCCCCATAATAATAATTAAGATAATCATACTAATATTATATATTAATTGTTTAATTTTATATGATAATTTTTTACCGGTAATTTTTTCAAAAAATAAAAGAATTAATTGTCCTCCATCCAATATAGGAAAAGGAAATAAATTAATTATACTTAAATTAATATTTATTAAAGCTAAAAACATAAAATAATAAATAAAATTATTACGAATTAATTTTCCAGCAATATAACCTATAGAAATAGGACCATTTAATTTATAAATATTTTTCTTATTATAAAAAAAATTTATAAAAGAATTTAAAATTATTTTAATTAAATTTAAATTTTTATTTAAAGATTTTTTCAATGCTTCAAAAAAATTATATTTACATATAATTTTTGATGTATTTTTTACATTAGTTATTTCTGGTAAAAATCCTAAAAAATTTCTATTTTTAGATTTTATAATAATAGGTAAAATACTAAAATTTATCTTTTTTCTATTTCTGTTAATATTAAAATGTATAATTTTATTATTATTTTGATAAAGAAATTTTTGAAAATTATACCAATTTGTAAATTTTTTTTTTTCTATGTTTATAATTTTATCACCAATATGTAATCTTAATTTTTCTGCAATAGAACCAGGTATAACATAACTAATAATAGGATTAATTTTTAATCCTTTAGGTATAATTCCTAATATAAATATTAAATTTTTTTCCTTTAAAAATTTAATAGATTTTTTGTAAATATTTAATGTTTTTTTAATTATAATATTTGAATCTATTTTATTAATTTCTAAATTTATTTTTCTATTATTATTTATACTTTTAATTAACTCTATATTAAAAATATTCCAATTAGAAATATTAACATTATTAATTTTTTTAATTTCTAAATTTGATTTTAATCCAATATTATTAGCTATTGAAATATAATTAATTTCATTAATAATAGTTTTTTTTATAGGAAATCCTATAAAAAAAATAATCCAGTAAATTAATATCGCAAAAATAATATTTGCAAGTGGTCCTCCTAAAATAATTAAAATTTTTTTTAAAAAATTTAATTGATTAAAAAATAAAAACTTATATTTTTTAAAATTATATTTAATAGTGTCTTTTTCTATAAAATCAGGTATTTTAACATAACCACCTAATGGAATTAATCTTAAAATATAATTAGTTCCATATTTATCACGATATTCAAAAATTTTTTTACCAAAACCTAATGAAAAACATTCTATATATGTATTAAAAAATCGTGCTGTATAAAAATGTCCACATTCATGTACTATAATTAAACTACTTATAGTAATAACAGATACCATTATAGTATATAAAATACTAAACAAAATTTTAACTCCTAAAATTAATGTTTAATTAAATTATATTATATTTTAAAATAAAATATTTGTATTTTTTAAAAATTTATTAATTTAATCACCACCAAAACGACGATTTCTCTTTACAAAAGATTTTATTGCTTTTTTAAAGTCTTGTTTATTAAATTCTGGCCATAATTTTTTTGTAAAATATAATTCTGAATATGCAATTTGCCAAATTAAAAAATTACTTATACGATATTCCCCTCCTGTTCTTATTACTAAATCTATAGGAAAAATATTATTTAAACAAATATAATTATTTATGATATTTTCGTTAATATCTTTAATATTTAATAATCCTTTATTTATATTTAAAAAAATTTTTTTAATACTATTAGTAATATCCCAACGACCACCATAATTTGCAGCTATATTTAATAATAATTTATTATTATTTTTAGTTATAGATTCTGCTTTAGCAATTGATTTTTGCAAGGGAATATTAAATTCTTTTGTATTACCAATTATTTTAAGACGTATATTTTTCTTTTTTAAATTTATTGTTTCAATATCTAAAATTTCTTGAAATAAATTCATTAAAAATTTAACTTCATTATTAGATCTTTTCCAATTTTCGCTACTAAAAGCATATAATGTTAATGCTTTTATTTTATATTTTAAAGAAAATCCAATTATTTTTTTTACAGTTTTAACACCTTCTCTATGTCCTAAAAATTTTACTTTTTTATTTTTTTTTGCCCATCTTCTATTACCGTCCATAATAATAGCTATATGTTTAGGATAATTAATATTATTATTTTTTATATTTAATTTATTAATTTTCATTTTTATTCTAAAACATAAATATTATTATATAATAACTTATAAAAAATATATTAGTTTAATAGTTCTTTTTCTTTTTTTATTACAAATTTTTTTATTTTATTTGTAAATAATATAGTTTGTTTTTGTATATAATTATATAATTTTTTTTCTTTATTTTCGTCTATTTTTTTTTCTTTTAGAAGAATTTTAATTTTATTATTTGATTTTCTACGTATATTACGAATATAAATTCTATTTAGTTCAGCTTCTATTTTAATATTTTTTAATATTTTTATTTTTTTAGTTTCAGTAATAGGAGAAATATAAACATAAATATTATAATTAATTATCTTAGTAGAAACATCTAAGTTAGAAAGAGCAATACTTTTTTCTATATTTTTTATAATTTTTAAATCAAAAGGAGTTACTTTTAAAGTAAAAGAATTTTCTACTACTATAGAAGATATATGATTAATTAATATTAATTTATTATCTAATTTTATATATATATTATTTAATAAATAAGGAGATAATCTATTTTGAGACATTAAATTAATTTTATTTATAAATGAATTTAAACATTTTTCCATATTTTTTTTATTATTATTAATAATATCACTATACATATAAGTAATTACCTTTTTTTTAAAAATTAATTATTTAAAATTATTTTTAAATAATTTTTTATTAGTATTATATAAATAAAATTAATTTTTTTTGATATAAAAATATATATATTACTTACAATTTATTTTTATAATATAATTATATTTTAATAAATTAAAATGTTTAATTTTTTAATTTATTAAATTTTTTGATAATACTTAAATAAAAAATATTAATTAAATTATACTTAAATTAATTTTTAATTATATTTGCCCCTAATTCAAAACATATAAATTTTAAAATTTTCATATTATTTTCATTTAAATATTTTTTAACAGTTTTATTATTGTCTAATAAGAATTTTTGATTATATAAAGTAATATTATTTATAAATTTTTTCACACGACCTTCAATTATCTTATTTATAATTATTTGAGGTTTATTCTTTTTTATTACAATATTTTTTTGTATTTTATATTCATGATCAATGATATCTATTGGAATATCTTGTTTATTAATATAATCTGGTTTTAACATAGCTATATGCATAGCAATTTGTTTCATTAATAATTTATTATTTATATTTGATCTGATTATAACTCCAAGACGTTTATTGTGATGTATATATTTACCAATGAATTCTCCTTTTATAAAACCAAGACGATTAATAAATATATTTTCTTTTAATAATCCTATTAATTCCATTCTTTTTTTATTAAAAATTTTTCGTATTATATTTATATCTGTTTGATTATTCTTAGTAATATATTTTACTATATCTTTTATAAAATTTATAATTTCTTTTGATTTTGTAATAAAATCTGTTTGACAATTTATTTCTAATAATATGCCAAAATCTTTTGTTACATAATCTGTAATTAATCCTTCTTTTGTTGGATTTTTTAATTTTTTAATAGATTGTAATTTTAAATATTTTCTTATATAATCAATAGCAAGATTTAAATCTTGTTTTGTTTCTATTAGTGCTTTTTTACATTCTATAATTCCAACTCCAGTAATATTTCTTAGTTCCCTAATTTTTTTTATA
Coding sequences within:
- the rseP gene encoding RIP metalloprotease RseP; the encoded protein is MFSILYTIMVSVITISSLIIVHECGHFYTARFFNTYIECFSLGFGKKIFEYRDKYGTNYILRLIPLGGYVKIPDFIEKDTIKYNFKKYKFLFFNQLNFLKKILIILGGPLANIIFAILIYWIIFFIGFPIKKTIINEINYISIANNIGLKSNLEIKKINNVNISNWNIFNIELIKSINNNRKINLEINKIDSNIIIKKTLNIYKKSIKFLKEKNLIFILGIIPKGLKINPIISYVIPGSIAEKLRLHIGDKIINIEKKKFTNWYNFQKFLYQNNNKIIHFNINRNRKKINFSILPIIIKSKNRNFLGFLPEITNVKNTSKIICKYNFFEALKKSLNKNLNLIKIILNSFINFFYNKKNIYKLNGPISIGYIAGKLIRNNFIYYFMFLALININLSIINLFPFPILDGGQLILLFFEKITGKKLSYKIKQLIYNISMIILIIIMGIALINDVKQI
- the uppS gene encoding polyprenyl diphosphate synthase — its product is MKINKLNIKNNNINYPKHIAIIMDGNRRWAKKNKKVKFLGHREGVKTVKKIIGFSLKYKIKALTLYAFSSENWKRSNNEVKFLMNLFQEILDIETINLKKKNIRLKIIGNTKEFNIPLQKSIAKAESITKNNNKLLLNIAANYGGRWDITNSIKKIFLNINKGLLNIKDINENIINNYICLNNIFPIDLVIRTGGEYRISNFLIWQIAYSELYFTKKLWPEFNKQDFKKAIKSFVKRNRRFGGD
- a CDS encoding ribosome recycling factor translates to MYSDIINNNKKNMEKCLNSFINKINLMSQNRLSPYLLNNIYIKLDNKLILINHISSIVVENSFTLKVTPFDLKIIKNIEKSIALSNLDVSTKIINYNIYVYISPITETKKIKILKNIKIEAELNRIYIRNIRRKSNNKIKILLKEKKIDENKEKKLYNYIQKQTILFTNKIKKFVIKKEKELLN
- the tsf gene encoding translation elongation factor Ts, which produces MKINIKKIRELRNITGVGIIECKKALIETKQDLNLAIDYIRKYLKLQSIKKLKNPTKEGLITDYVTKDFGILLEINCQTDFITKSKEIINFIKDIVKYITKNNQTDINIIRKIFNKKRMELIGLLKENIFINRLGFIKGEFIGKYIHHNKRLGVIIRSNINNKLLMKQIAMHIAMLKPDYINKQDIPIDIIDHEYKIQKNIVIKKNKPQIIINKIIEGRVKKFINNITLYNQKFLLDNNKTVKKYLNENNMKILKFICFELGANIIKN